Proteins encoded in a region of the Streptomyces violaceoruber genome:
- a CDS encoding helix-turn-helix domain-containing protein produces MAQSLRPQALQRQRLFRDMSVEQLADAVGVTPRAVRHWEAGTRTVGDRAFGRLLEVLRCGAQDLTGREPGTENLADLRRDAGLSTEEAASVLRRKRGAHGLHISAEKIRDLERGRRVRGWMWGSPETLGRVAHMIAQVYKVPDRVVMDAWRRSRPEDPLPVLPIRRPRQPSEESMAVWRALNKRQRTYLTCIFRHDQEVEEEQRQARLVGAEQRPAAEWRRMTLAVSASSDVVGYTRIQEGLRAAGVHDPGAGSSVAALERRGLIVVYRDRLYVDGLGDIPRTRVEMTRHGRAVARAALGAPREAGPPAPLLSLWLWKIMVRVARAGAQGVDGSLAGRGPHYLAVGQSPDGRTPSRGFIVLRHPDGVTHGPYRWFLTDSGRSHIADHLDAYRGLYPSIDTEGLDESSG; encoded by the coding sequence ATGGCACAGTCCCTCCGCCCCCAGGCCCTGCAACGCCAACGACTGTTCAGAGACATGAGCGTGGAACAGCTCGCCGACGCTGTAGGGGTTACGCCACGTGCTGTACGCCACTGGGAAGCGGGAACACGGACTGTTGGTGACCGAGCTTTCGGCCGATTGCTAGAGGTTCTGCGATGTGGTGCGCAGGATCTGACAGGGCGCGAACCGGGTACCGAGAATCTGGCCGACTTGCGTCGTGATGCTGGCTTGAGCACGGAAGAAGCCGCCTCAGTTCTACGACGCAAGCGTGGTGCGCACGGCCTACATATCAGCGCCGAGAAGATCCGCGATCTTGAACGCGGCAGACGTGTGCGCGGCTGGATGTGGGGATCTCCCGAGACCCTGGGGAGGGTGGCGCACATGATCGCCCAGGTCTATAAAGTCCCCGACCGGGTGGTAATGGATGCCTGGCGCCGCAGCCGCCCGGAGGACCCCCTTCCAGTGCTTCCCATCCGACGTCCCCGTCAGCCTTCCGAGGAGTCGATGGCTGTATGGAGGGCCCTCAACAAGCGGCAACGTACCTATCTGACGTGCATCTTCCGTCACGATCAGGAGGTAGAGGAAGAACAGCGGCAGGCCCGCTTGGTGGGAGCGGAACAGCGACCGGCAGCCGAGTGGCGGCGCATGACGTTGGCGGTCTCCGCCTCGTCTGATGTAGTCGGGTACACCCGCATTCAGGAGGGGCTGCGCGCAGCGGGGGTACATGACCCAGGAGCTGGATCGTCGGTGGCCGCTTTGGAGCGGCGTGGCCTGATCGTCGTGTACCGGGACCGGCTGTATGTCGACGGTCTGGGGGATATCCCCCGTACCCGGGTGGAGATGACCCGGCACGGGCGAGCGGTGGCCCGTGCGGCCCTCGGGGCTCCCCGGGAAGCAGGACCACCTGCGCCGCTGCTGTCGTTGTGGCTCTGGAAGATCATGGTCCGGGTCGCGCGCGCCGGAGCGCAGGGGGTGGACGGCAGCCTCGCCGGGCGTGGGCCGCATTACCTGGCGGTGGGGCAAAGCCCTGATGGACGGACCCCGAGCCGGGGCTTCATCGTGTTGCGGCACCCCGACGGAGTGACTCACGGACCGTACCGGTGGTTCCTCACCGACTCCGGGCGAAGCCACATCGCCGACCACCTCGACGCCTACCGCGGCCTGTATCCCAGCATCGACACCGAGGGCCTCGACGAGAGCTCTGGCTGA
- a CDS encoding RNaseH domain-containing protein — MGRSNTQRDLTAHTTSIRCTPELLDGMTALVWDFGDYHSPIRTAWRDLGSTASKNAKWIKGVQESDPFLVPYSIAVTVLQQITDGYVYLDKYLAFMVTLNPVEPDALRTVFTYLEGIVRRIPLDEIPFMDPPTLARLVADVAPERRSLAKNILQEEDGKPASPDSWAYEAVKWHIAKKLAAKPFLDREVEPVREAYEATNGQVKHRTVGWQPSDNVAAVQYRPISNGDLIAWEQPIGPVFATLAHPVDLAEALKARPENPTRSQVQYALSRLSVKMATYTAEPNPVLNLDAHIRRINNTVIHASTVLVDQGTDRPIMSVSLDGRGLRQTNKHALEILAKMDADRSSLNAIEESVAGERSRLNARDENGKRIDILTPPPGAIRPTMPKTDSFAVGTGAGIYHLSLLREHIQRVFGDAVSLLDLKSKGNVFGKRSHEPATAAQEKEKKQKKQDGEYVDLIGKPSPEGIRRSIEAAGYKKLRILCLWYRDATLTRMIHGLAHPYGLDPEGIDPDPGGKKSFPLADGIEAVFCNAEALLEHGPGTQRATDAQRIAGTFAEPGVLLAAWCETEIPVRGEEHEGMKPAEVKTALAENDAKHQVVRELAKAAVPSQFLVGREYDPFTKTFTIIKRPAKAFEDHRVYMGLLDLYRSCGVVDNRFERALYPGDDPYPLPCMAFCGIHIRKQATDRKYKGQPKRIITASVIIPSPEPGGPWRMIGWSNIHPQWEHYALAQSNFHAANYPLHTENGDGEIQRWAQAGEDVRTALQELHDELDGLPYALMIDGHASRRVWPGLHNNKQGLGKDPGDPRLWLPASGLPPSWNPVSIIRMNCAQAEMPRLVAVTEKQKNGKTVPLKTSSDLYYPEARPEGHPWFLFTEPRNYGKKRHGQWKTRWRADPGKASKNADERKENELNAPWYSMTTREITPMHTRDGYDREILAVAAARLCHQALSWSDRTRYPAPLHAALQMDLGHPQYRRSEPKDPESMEILKEASGTDL; from the coding sequence ATGGGGCGAAGCAACACGCAGCGGGATCTCACCGCGCACACCACATCGATCCGGTGCACCCCCGAGCTCCTGGACGGCATGACCGCCCTGGTCTGGGACTTCGGCGACTACCACTCGCCCATCCGCACGGCCTGGCGGGATTTGGGGAGCACGGCCTCAAAGAACGCGAAATGGATCAAGGGTGTCCAGGAATCCGACCCCTTCCTGGTCCCCTATTCCATCGCTGTCACCGTGCTCCAGCAGATCACCGATGGCTACGTCTACCTGGACAAGTACCTGGCCTTCATGGTGACGCTCAACCCCGTGGAGCCCGACGCCCTCAGGACGGTCTTCACTTACCTGGAAGGCATCGTCCGCCGGATTCCTCTGGATGAGATCCCCTTCATGGATCCACCCACCTTGGCCCGACTGGTCGCGGACGTCGCTCCTGAGCGCCGAAGCCTGGCTAAGAACATCCTCCAGGAGGAAGACGGCAAGCCCGCCAGTCCGGACAGCTGGGCCTATGAGGCGGTGAAGTGGCACATCGCCAAGAAGCTGGCGGCAAAGCCCTTCCTCGACCGGGAAGTCGAGCCGGTCCGTGAGGCGTACGAGGCGACGAACGGCCAGGTGAAACACAGGACCGTCGGCTGGCAGCCCTCCGACAACGTCGCGGCCGTGCAGTACCGGCCCATCAGCAACGGTGACCTGATCGCCTGGGAACAGCCCATCGGCCCGGTCTTCGCCACCCTCGCCCACCCGGTCGACCTCGCCGAAGCGCTCAAGGCCCGTCCCGAGAACCCCACCCGCAGTCAAGTCCAGTACGCGCTGTCCCGCCTGTCGGTGAAGATGGCCACCTACACGGCCGAGCCGAACCCCGTCCTGAATCTTGACGCTCACATCCGGCGCATCAACAACACGGTGATCCACGCCAGCACCGTTCTCGTGGACCAGGGAACAGACCGGCCGATCATGTCTGTGTCCCTGGATGGGCGCGGTCTGCGACAGACGAACAAGCATGCGCTGGAAATCCTGGCGAAGATGGACGCCGACCGGTCATCGCTCAACGCCATCGAGGAAAGCGTCGCCGGTGAGCGCAGCCGCCTGAACGCCAGGGACGAAAATGGCAAGAGGATCGACATCCTGACTCCTCCTCCTGGCGCGATCAGGCCGACCATGCCGAAGACGGACTCCTTCGCCGTCGGTACCGGCGCCGGCATCTACCATCTCTCCCTGCTGCGGGAACACATCCAGCGAGTCTTCGGTGACGCCGTCTCCCTGCTCGACCTGAAGTCGAAGGGGAATGTCTTCGGTAAGCGTTCCCACGAGCCCGCCACCGCCGCCCAGGAGAAAGAGAAGAAACAGAAGAAGCAGGATGGCGAATACGTCGATCTCATCGGCAAGCCCTCCCCGGAGGGTATTCGCCGTTCCATCGAAGCGGCCGGATACAAGAAACTCCGCATCCTGTGCCTGTGGTACCGCGACGCGACCCTCACGCGGATGATCCACGGTCTCGCCCACCCCTACGGGCTGGACCCGGAGGGCATCGATCCGGACCCTGGCGGAAAGAAGTCCTTCCCGCTCGCAGACGGCATCGAAGCTGTCTTCTGCAACGCCGAAGCCCTGCTGGAGCACGGCCCCGGCACTCAGCGCGCCACTGACGCCCAAAGGATCGCCGGCACCTTCGCAGAACCCGGCGTCCTCCTCGCCGCCTGGTGTGAGACAGAGATCCCGGTGCGCGGCGAGGAACACGAGGGCATGAAGCCCGCCGAAGTGAAGACCGCCCTGGCGGAGAACGACGCCAAGCACCAAGTCGTCCGGGAGCTCGCCAAGGCTGCAGTCCCGTCCCAATTCCTCGTCGGCCGCGAGTACGACCCGTTCACCAAGACCTTCACCATCATCAAGAGGCCCGCGAAAGCCTTCGAGGATCACCGCGTCTACATGGGTCTGCTGGACCTCTACCGTTCGTGCGGGGTCGTGGACAACCGCTTCGAGCGTGCCCTCTACCCCGGCGACGACCCCTACCCGCTGCCCTGCATGGCCTTCTGCGGCATCCACATCCGCAAGCAGGCCACGGACCGCAAGTACAAGGGCCAGCCCAAAAGGATCATCACCGCCAGCGTGATCATCCCCTCCCCTGAACCCGGCGGCCCGTGGCGCATGATCGGCTGGAGCAACATCCACCCGCAGTGGGAGCACTACGCCCTCGCACAGAGCAACTTCCACGCCGCCAACTACCCTCTTCACACTGAAAACGGCGACGGCGAAATCCAGCGCTGGGCACAGGCCGGTGAAGACGTCCGCACCGCCCTCCAAGAGCTCCACGACGAACTCGACGGCCTGCCCTACGCCTTGATGATCGACGGTCACGCCAGCCGCCGTGTATGGCCCGGCCTCCACAACAACAAGCAGGGCCTCGGAAAAGATCCCGGGGACCCGCGCCTCTGGCTCCCCGCAAGCGGACTGCCCCCGTCCTGGAATCCGGTCAGCATCATCCGCATGAACTGCGCGCAGGCGGAAATGCCCCGTCTGGTCGCCGTCACCGAGAAGCAGAAGAACGGCAAGACCGTCCCGCTCAAGACCTCCAGCGACCTCTACTACCCGGAAGCCCGGCCCGAAGGCCACCCCTGGTTCCTGTTCACCGAACCCCGCAACTACGGCAAGAAGCGCCATGGGCAGTGGAAGACCCGCTGGCGCGCCGACCCGGGGAAAGCATCGAAGAATGCCGACGAGCGCAAGGAGAACGAACTGAACGCACCCTGGTACAGCATGACCACCAGGGAGATCACCCCGATGCACACGCGGGACGGCTACGACCGAGAGATTCTCGCGGTTGCCGCGGCGCGGCTTTGTCACCAGGCGCTCTCCTGGTCAGACCGGACGCGATACCCGGCCCCGCTCCACGCCGCGCTTCAGATGGACCTTGGCCACCCCCAGTACCGACGCTCCGAGCCGAAGGACCCTGAGAGCATGGAAATCCTGAAGGAAGCCAGCGGCACCGACCTGTAG
- a CDS encoding helix-turn-helix domain-containing protein, whose product MSRDHAQSAETPFLELLARGASADAYEQPVLLARAEGGPAERTDALQRAKHLALRVRSELEGRRRREAELSALFETAHDLAGLRDLDAVLRAIVQRARSLLGTDVTYLSLNDPDRGDTYMRVTEGSVAARFQQLRLGMGEGLGGLVAQTARPYVTDDYFKDARFQHTGTIDAGVRDEGLVAILGVPLMLGHHVIGVLFAADRRARVFEREQIALLGSFAALAAAAIDTANLLAETRSALAGLERANEIIRDRSGVIERASDVHDRLAELVLRGGGVHDVAAAVSQVLDGTVEFTEAAAAPEYALEASRADGHVVRHKDDWIAAVAAGDELFGALVLRGHPGLDPVDQLTLERAAMVTSLLLLARRSAAEAEQRVRGELLDDLLDARDRDPRLLDDRARRLHADLSATHVVLAARLDATETDADQEADARRRLWAAASHLAATRHGLAAARDGGTVLLLPLTDSDSATDLARRTARHLGRAVHEAVTVGASAPVRDLAARPEAVAAAYTEAGRCLDALRLLGRGGDGAAAEDFGFLGLLLAGDQDVPGFVDRTIGQVVAYDERRGTELVRTLGAYFACGMSPARTKEALHVHVNTVAQRLERVGRLLGDDWQSPDRALEIQLALRLHRLSAPARH is encoded by the coding sequence CGCCCGCGCCGAGGGCGGACCGGCCGAGCGGACCGACGCGCTCCAACGGGCCAAGCACCTCGCGCTGCGGGTGCGCTCGGAGCTGGAGGGCCGGCGCAGGCGCGAGGCCGAGCTTTCCGCGCTGTTCGAGACCGCCCACGACCTCGCGGGACTGCGGGACCTGGACGCGGTACTGCGCGCGATCGTGCAGCGCGCCCGCTCCCTGCTCGGCACCGACGTCACCTACCTCAGCCTCAACGACCCCGACCGCGGCGACACCTACATGCGGGTCACCGAGGGCTCGGTCGCCGCCCGCTTCCAGCAACTGCGGCTCGGCATGGGGGAGGGCCTCGGCGGCCTCGTCGCCCAGACCGCCCGCCCCTACGTCACCGACGACTACTTCAAGGACGCCCGCTTCCAGCACACCGGCACCATCGACGCGGGCGTGCGCGACGAGGGCCTGGTCGCCATCCTCGGCGTACCCCTCATGCTCGGCCACCACGTCATCGGCGTGCTCTTCGCCGCGGACCGGCGGGCCAGGGTCTTCGAACGCGAGCAGATCGCCCTGCTCGGCTCCTTCGCCGCCCTGGCGGCCGCCGCCATCGACACCGCCAACCTGCTCGCCGAGACCCGCTCGGCCCTCGCGGGCCTGGAGCGGGCCAACGAGATCATCCGGGACCGCAGCGGTGTCATCGAGCGCGCCTCCGACGTCCACGACCGGCTCGCCGAGCTCGTCCTGCGCGGCGGCGGGGTGCACGACGTGGCGGCCGCCGTCTCGCAGGTGCTGGACGGCACCGTTGAGTTCACCGAGGCGGCCGCGGCACCCGAGTACGCGCTGGAGGCGTCCCGCGCCGACGGACACGTGGTGCGGCACAAGGACGACTGGATCGCCGCCGTCGCCGCCGGTGACGAGCTGTTCGGCGCCCTCGTCCTGCGCGGGCACCCCGGACTCGACCCCGTCGACCAGCTCACCCTCGAACGCGCCGCGATGGTCACCTCCCTGCTGCTGCTCGCCCGCCGCTCCGCCGCCGAGGCCGAACAGCGGGTCCGCGGCGAGCTCCTGGACGACCTGCTCGACGCCCGCGACCGCGATCCGCGCCTGCTGGACGACCGGGCCCGACGGCTGCACGCCGACCTGTCCGCCACACACGTCGTCCTCGCCGCCCGCCTCGACGCCACCGAGACCGACGCCGACCAGGAGGCGGACGCGCGCCGGCGCCTGTGGGCCGCGGCCTCCCACCTCGCCGCGACCCGGCACGGCCTGGCCGCCGCCCGGGACGGCGGCACCGTACTGCTGCTGCCGCTGACGGACAGCGACAGTGCCACCGATCTGGCCCGCCGCACCGCCCGGCACCTGGGCCGCGCGGTCCACGAGGCCGTCACCGTCGGCGCCTCCGCGCCCGTACGGGATCTCGCCGCCCGTCCCGAGGCCGTGGCCGCCGCCTACACCGAGGCCGGACGCTGCCTGGACGCCCTGCGCCTGCTGGGCCGGGGCGGGGACGGCGCGGCGGCCGAGGACTTCGGCTTCCTGGGCCTGCTGCTGGCCGGAGATCAGGACGTACCGGGGTTCGTCGACCGCACCATCGGCCAGGTCGTCGCCTACGACGAGCGGCGCGGCACGGAACTCGTCCGCACCCTCGGCGCGTACTTCGCCTGCGGGATGAGCCCGGCCCGGACGAAGGAGGCCCTGCACGTCCACGTGAACACCGTCGCCCAGCGCCTCGAGCGCGTCGGCCGGCTCCTGGGCGACGACTGGCAGAGCCCCGACCGCGCGCTGGAGATACAACTGGCCCTCAGACTCCACCGGTTGTCGGCCCCGGCACGGCACTGA
- a CDS encoding restriction endonuclease-related protein yields MQADDTTDIQQTHALLEIVKAFAVCEHAMVGEGLDGPRRLNRLMEAHGILMAACGPGHLILFDELMGRLTGDRAGSLEGLLPDWIDSEALAGVRLMDSEGVATEDGFDFRHEAQRVLRAAQKVGKFTGQVTKPKLDDEYSQEAVFSAIKGSFYQRHRTTLVENPTVPTGSLTELKLPSRANDFYKPIAQYAQFNGWWWPCPACKWPMKVTTARTGARTRGRVRCLYPWHEETGASYEFVVTARKKSAPELSPTFECRVPSGRFARLWTGTVPHVPQAKPAAEYMALVRPVWRYTVIPGLPELALHRAAAAALEGTAWTSHLWPNGDQCDLWITREGSEQPHFPADFKDYTWPNHLVSKLHMDGGDKGGAEYLVVPDHRQDQVAQLHAVCRTYRMKAAMTATDYLEMVITQIKEGKA; encoded by the coding sequence ATGCAAGCTGACGACACAACGGACATTCAGCAGACTCACGCACTGCTGGAAATCGTCAAGGCGTTCGCCGTGTGCGAGCACGCGATGGTCGGCGAGGGACTGGACGGGCCGAGACGCCTGAACCGCCTCATGGAGGCCCACGGCATCCTGATGGCGGCATGCGGCCCGGGGCACCTGATCCTGTTCGACGAACTGATGGGCAGGCTCACTGGCGACCGGGCTGGCTCCCTGGAAGGGCTGCTGCCCGACTGGATCGACAGCGAGGCTCTCGCTGGCGTGCGGCTCATGGACAGCGAGGGCGTTGCCACGGAGGACGGGTTCGACTTCCGGCACGAAGCCCAGCGCGTCCTGCGGGCCGCGCAGAAGGTCGGGAAGTTCACCGGGCAGGTAACGAAACCGAAGCTGGATGACGAGTACAGCCAGGAAGCCGTCTTCAGCGCGATCAAGGGCTCCTTCTACCAGAGGCACCGCACCACTCTGGTTGAGAACCCGACGGTGCCGACGGGCAGTCTCACGGAGCTCAAGCTGCCCTCCCGGGCGAACGACTTCTACAAGCCGATCGCCCAGTACGCGCAGTTCAACGGCTGGTGGTGGCCCTGCCCCGCCTGCAAGTGGCCGATGAAGGTGACAACTGCCCGCACCGGCGCGCGCACAAGGGGAAGGGTGCGGTGTCTGTACCCCTGGCACGAGGAGACGGGCGCGTCGTACGAGTTCGTCGTGACCGCCCGGAAGAAGTCGGCCCCCGAACTGAGTCCGACGTTCGAATGCCGGGTCCCGTCCGGCCGGTTCGCACGCCTATGGACCGGGACCGTACCGCACGTGCCGCAGGCTAAGCCGGCCGCAGAGTACATGGCGCTGGTACGGCCGGTGTGGCGCTACACCGTCATCCCTGGCCTACCCGAACTGGCCCTGCACCGAGCCGCCGCGGCGGCCCTGGAGGGAACCGCCTGGACATCACATCTGTGGCCCAACGGGGACCAGTGTGACCTGTGGATCACCCGCGAAGGAAGCGAACAGCCGCACTTTCCCGCTGACTTCAAGGACTACACCTGGCCGAATCACCTGGTCAGCAAACTTCATATGGATGGCGGCGATAAGGGCGGCGCCGAGTACCTGGTAGTGCCCGACCATCGCCAGGACCAGGTGGCCCAGCTCCACGCGGTGTGCCGCACATACAGGATGAAGGCGGCGATGACCGCGACGGACTACCTCGAGATGGTCATCACGCAGATCAAGGAGGGCAAGGCGTGA
- a CDS encoding MFS transporter, with amino-acid sequence MSSPATAPPAPNNLKRIVAASLIGTTIEWYDFFLYGSAAALVFNELFFPDSDPLVGTLLSFLTYAVGFAARPVGALVFGHYGDRLGRKKLLVLSLLMMGGATFAIGLLPTHATVGTAAPVLLTVLRLVQGFALGGEWGGAVLLVSEHGDARRRGFWASWPQTGAPAGQLLATGVLSLLTAVLSDAAFNSWGWRIPFLLSGVLVMVGLWIRLSVDESPVFKQALAQAESRKAKAEPLPLVAVMRHHWRDVLIAMGARMAENISYYVITAFILVYATTTADVSKQTALNAVLIASAVHFAVIPAWGALSDRIGRRPVYLLGAAGVGLWMFPFFMLIDSGHFGSLLLAVTVGLVLHGAMYAPQAAFFSEMFATRMRYSGASIGAQFASVAAGAPAPLIATALLSEYDSSTPISLYVIAAAVLTLFAVGVARETRHRDLAEVDSVAGDADEDGPVSDSRAQRARTV; translated from the coding sequence ATGTCGTCGCCCGCAACCGCTCCACCAGCCCCGAACAACCTCAAGCGCATCGTCGCCGCGTCCCTCATCGGCACCACCATCGAGTGGTACGACTTCTTCCTCTACGGTTCCGCCGCCGCGCTCGTGTTCAACGAGTTGTTCTTCCCGGACTCCGACCCGCTGGTCGGCACGCTGTTGTCGTTCCTGACCTATGCCGTCGGGTTCGCCGCGCGGCCGGTCGGGGCCCTGGTGTTCGGGCACTACGGTGACCGGCTCGGGCGTAAGAAGTTGCTGGTGCTGAGCCTGTTGATGATGGGCGGGGCGACGTTCGCGATCGGGCTGCTCCCCACCCACGCGACCGTCGGCACGGCCGCTCCCGTGCTGCTGACCGTGCTGCGGCTCGTCCAGGGTTTCGCCCTCGGCGGTGAGTGGGGCGGGGCCGTACTGCTGGTGTCGGAGCACGGGGACGCGCGGCGGCGCGGGTTCTGGGCGTCGTGGCCGCAGACCGGGGCGCCGGCCGGGCAACTGCTCGCGACCGGGGTGCTGTCGTTGCTCACGGCCGTGCTGTCGGACGCCGCGTTCAACAGCTGGGGCTGGCGGATTCCGTTCCTGCTTTCCGGGGTCCTGGTCATGGTCGGTTTGTGGATTCGTCTGTCTGTCGACGAATCACCGGTCTTCAAGCAGGCCTTGGCGCAGGCGGAGTCGCGGAAGGCGAAGGCCGAGCCGCTTCCGCTGGTCGCCGTGATGCGGCACCACTGGCGCGACGTGCTGATCGCGATGGGCGCGCGGATGGCGGAGAACATCAGTTACTACGTCATCACGGCCTTCATCCTCGTGTACGCCACGACCACGGCCGACGTCTCCAAGCAGACCGCGCTCAACGCTGTGCTGATCGCCTCGGCCGTGCACTTCGCGGTCATACCGGCCTGGGGCGCCCTGTCGGACCGGATCGGCCGGCGCCCCGTGTACCTGCTGGGGGCGGCCGGTGTCGGGCTGTGGATGTTCCCCTTCTTCATGCTGATCGACTCCGGCCACTTCGGCAGTCTGCTGCTCGCGGTGACCGTGGGGCTGGTGCTGCACGGCGCCATGTACGCGCCCCAGGCGGCCTTCTTCTCCGAGATGTTCGCGACCCGGATGCGTTATTCGGGGGCTTCGATCGGCGCCCAGTTCGCCTCCGTGGCGGCTGGTGCTCCGGCGCCGCTGATCGCCACCGCGCTGCTGTCCGAGTACGACAGCTCGACGCCGATCTCGCTGTATGTCATCGCGGCGGCCGTGCTGACGCTGTTCGCCGTGGGAGTGGCCCGGGAGACCCGGCACCGGGACCTCGCGGAGGTGGACTCCGTCGCCGGCGACGCGGACGAGGACGGGCCGGTGTCCGACTCCCGTGCGCAGCGGGCGCGCACCGTCTGA